Part of the Penaeus vannamei isolate JL-2024 chromosome 9, ASM4276789v1, whole genome shotgun sequence genome is shown below.
TTAAGGAAGTGCGTTTGGGCATCTTGCTCACTTGTGTCAGGTTAATACAATTTGTTGAGAATGATGGGCATTTTGGGTTTTGGTAGTAGGTTCAACTGTAAAAGATAATGGGTTTGTGCTTCTGTTTTACTCCGTGGAGTACTTTTAATATAAGATAAGTTGTTAAagcaatgtttttttattgttatttattttggggGGGTATTTTTGATAATTTGCTATCAACACCATAATACAGAATGAATTTTGAGATAAAATTAGTAATGCTACTCACACTGTACATTACTTCTCACAGCCACCTAAGAAGAAGCGAAGACAGGGGTTCAAGGAGGCTCCCTACTACTACTTCGAGGACGATGAAGTTGTGTGGCCTGGCATTAATGACTTCTATGCCATTCGGGAAGAGATTGGGCCAGGCCTCTTCCTCAGCCGGACCAAGGAGGGCAAGAAGAGGAACCTTTACTTCACCAACAGCCTTGTCAAGGATATTGTCAACTTGAATCAAGAAGACATTAAGGTTGGTCAAGAGTATGAGCAGTTAACCCACTCACAACAGGAGTTGCCTGCATATGGGGTTAAAATCTCTTTTGGATTCTTTGTTACTTTTCAGTTTGTATATCAGAAAAGTTTTAAAAGCaaagcattttgttatttgtcttttttgggtATATTTGATAATTTGCTATCACCTTAatataaaatgattttaaaatcaAATTTCCTTGTTCACTGTAAGTAATGCTTTTCACACTATTCACACCAGTACAATACACCTACTGTATACACAACCACCAACTGACACCTACAGCATCCTTCAAATACCTTGTAGTTCACCTCGCTGACAATCTTACCTTTAACACTCACATTGACTTTatcacaaacaaagcaaacaaaacactGGGTTTCTGAGAAAGAACCTACACAACTGTACACCAGATATCAAACATGTAGCTTACAATACAATTGTATGGCCAACGCTTGAGTAATGTATGGGACCCTTAGTCCAAGTGCAACAGTGAATAAGTCAAACAAGTCAACACTAGGGCTGCCAGATTTATTACACACAGTTACACAGGTATACCTGGTATTACAACTCTCATAAAAAATCAGATAAACATGTACCTGCTCAAGACacgaagacaagcacacagactaaCAATCATGTACAAGATCACAAACAATCTTATGGACATTAACAAAGACAAATCCCTACCaggagcacatacacacaacgcaTGGAACTCACATAACAGTAAATTCATCACATTTCACACCAACAACAACTCTTACAAGCACTCTTTGTTTCCACATACCATACGCAACTGGAACAGGCTACCCCAGAATGCTCAATGCCTTCACTGACACTGAACAAACACATTACATTACAAGCACCTTCACAACTACCAACACTGCAACTTATACCCTTATTCTTTTCCCCAACCCAAGCAACCAACCATGCATATGCATGATATGCAATTATCAGCACCCTGTGTATTACctgttgagattgagattgagatcaTAGTAAAATATGCTTTAGTAAGACAACGAGTTCCAAAATTAGAATTGTGACGTCATTTGTGCCATGACTCATCTTAGCTAACATTGATATCAAAGATGGTTTTGTCATAGGATTCTTTGCCAAATTCTTCTTTGTACAGTTGTGCAGTGGCTTGAATCCTCAGAAAActctcttcacctttcttcttGCACGCTCTCATGATTTCTGTGCATCTCAGAAAATATCTACGGTTCCAATGCCAAGGCACCCATAGCTATGAAAGTCCTAGGTAATGCAGGCCAAGATGCATTACTAGATAAGTCACCATTAAGGTCATTACCTAACAAAATTATGTATGTGCAATATGAAATCATTTGGTGGAAAAATGTGTCATTTCACAACATAAAAAGACCAGTTCATTCATGAAAGATATCTAAAACATTCACAAGGTCTAAAAATGAGTGATGGAGGCCCCCTTCTGGTTTGTCAGGTGGTTAGTTGTTTAGGTTCATGCCACTCCTTGAAAACTGAGATTAGGATTCAGTTCATTACAGATGAATCTCTTGTGACAAAAGCACTGTTTAGTTTTAGTACTGATACATTGTCTcactggcgggacgcctggcaatgtttattttttcgggtgtctcatatgtgggacacccatcgttTGTGGGTTAAGATATTGCATATTACCTGTGTACCTGCACACAACATAAGCTTGATTAAGGGGAATTCTTATTTTTTCAGCAAAACACAACATTATACGACACAAATAACACAAATCTTGAATCCCACACAGTATTTTTAATATGTGGAAGGAAGACCCCAGATGGCTTTGGTAGCTGGCAGTTTGGCCTTGAATTGGACTTGGGAATTGGGCTTTGAAAGTTTGTaggataaataatgatgacatagGTCAACTTCATCAAGGTATCCCTACCTCTTTAGGGTATGGATACACAGATATTTAAAGTATGATGAAATCAAGATTTTCTTTCTGGATATCCTTATATAAAATTAATTCAAGAGATTTTATGTAGGAAATCAGGATGAAGATTTTGACTTTCTGGCATAGTGGATGTGGGGACATAAGAAACAGTCCATTTCATAGAGAAGTAGAGTTTAAAACCATTCTATGAGTAATAGGTCATATCATAAGTCCTTGCAATTATAAAACATTTATCTGTGATATTTCTTTTTCAGATTATCAACACTGGTGTCAAGGTGCTTGTCAGGAGTGATAACAAGGGCACGCCATGCGACTTCAGGCTTGCACAGGATGTATGTGAAATGGAAATCTTTACAGTGATTTATGTTATAATCCACTCCAGCAGGGAATGGCGTTCACACATACCATGCCCGTAATTGCTTAGTCACCAGGAGTCCATTACTAGTCCTACCAATCTCACCTGTTTATTCTTTTACTTGGGTTTTGGAAGTCttgtttattatttaattttgctattagtattgttaaaggaaattataataattgttactgccaataataataacagcattaatattagtagccttagaaaaaaaagaaccactttttttttttttctctctctctctctctctctccaagaaaAGGGGAAGTCTGGCTAACTAATGGGCTCCTTGGCAGCTGAGCAGTAGTGAAGCATCTTAGGTGTCAACACATTTCACAAATCAAAACTACAGTGAATGTTATTTGTTCCCAGAGGCAATTGGTTAATTGAAGATCAAATAGTTATTAAGAAAAAGCTTCGTAATTTTTAATTACTAAGTCATGAGTCTTGAGGCAAGTTAGTCCCTTGAATCCAGGGACCAAAATGTGGGCATTAGGCTTACATATGTAGCTGCTCTGTCAGGCCAGGCACATGTGAACACTTGTGTATGGTGACAAGACTCAATACCTCCCCTTTGCAATATTATCCTGCAtaagtccatatttgtcttttgatttgctttattcagatggtaatagactattTTCCTTGCATAGACTTcacatcatctctctatgtagtaaatattaGCTAGGAATAAGATGCTGAGCATAGAAATAACACCTTCCCTGGAGCTGGCACTCCTCCGGTCATGGCTCATGGACATTACATTCCAGATTCATTTATCAacgggaataatgcaaaagcccctttctaaactACAAATGACTCTAATCACTCTCCAAGAGGTTTCTGCACTCAtggcgagtcttttccatcaccttgGTCTTCACTCATGATGGCCAGTTCGTATCACCCGGCCTGTAGCCACTTTTGCCCATaatggcatgttcatgtcacctgccTCTCAAACCAAATTTTTTCATCACATGATGTCACCTGGACAAAGGGGTTAGGGACACTCTAGTCAGAAAAATTGAAGAGGCCTGATGCCTAGGCTTTGGTCCATGCATGTGCTGCAAAGCTCCCATATTCAGAGGGGGAATGTTGATTTACCTCCTGGACTCATTAATAAATAATGGCTGATGTAAACTCACCCAAGCCAAGTATCGACGCATGTTGACATTAAATAAGGAAATGGGTTGTTAATTGAAGCATTGaattgataaaaatggaaaaagtcCAGCATTCCTGAAAAAGTTACATGTCAATTTTCTGATATATGGTTTGCTTAAACCATGCCATTGTATTTTAGAAATATTCCCActtttgggagagaaaaaaaatgcatatgtgtgtgtgggtgtgtatatatgtatgtatgtatgtatatatatatatatatatatatatatatatatatatatatatatatatatatatatttatgtatgtttgtatgtatgtatgtatgtatgtatatatatatatatatatatatatatatatatatatatatatatatatatatatatatatatatacatacatatacatatacatatacatatacatatacatatacatgtacacatatatatccatatacatataaatacatataaatacataaaaaaaaaaaatatatatatatatatattatatatatatatgtaaaatatatataatatatatatacatatatataattatatacatatatatatataattatatatatatatgattatatatatataattatatatatatataattatatatatatatatctatctatatatatatatatatatatatatatatatatatatatatatataatatataattatatatatatctatatatatatagatatatatatataattatatatatatatatatatatatatatatatattatatatatatattatatatatatatatatatatatatatataatgatatatatatataaataaaatatatatttatatatatattatatatatttttttttatgtatatatgttatatatatattatatatatgtattatatatatatattgtatatatattatatatatatatatatatatatatatatatatatatatatatatatatatatatatatatataatgtatgtgtgtgtgtttgtgtgtgtgtaaaataaagtaattctcattatttatatttcccatttttcatcttcatttgccAGGGATCTGCAGTGCTGCTGCCTCTCATAACAAAACGCAAGATCACTGTCACAAGGGAAGACCTGGTAATCATGTTGCAAAATGACGACATGGAAATGCCACCAGAAATCACGACTCTTGATCCAAAGACACAAGAACAATGCACAGAGTTGTGTAAGTATGAaagatgttgctgttattattatgattattactcttgttataatGAATGACAAATAGAGAGCCTGTGACATTAAATCTAAAAGAGGGAATCTAACACAGGGCTGAAGTACTTCTGAAATggtaatcttatatttcattacACTTGTCCAAATATTCAAATTTTCATTGGAATGGATAAGGTGGTGGTTCATCTCTTGTCTTAGCCCCTTGTACGCATGCATGTTacaagtattttgaatttgtgtTGAAAATTAAATTCCTGGTTGCAGGTACAGGTGCAATAGCCTTCCTGTTCAAGGACGAAGATCTGACCATAGAGCTGGTGGGTTGGAAGGGCAACAGGTCTGTCCGTGCGTACGTGGCAAAGCATGACCGTCTCCACTATCTTAGACTCTTAGGTGCAGACACTTCAAAGTATGAGAAGAATAAATTCCAAGAACAGAGAGACCTGGAAGCCAAGAGTGCTGCTAGTGAGAACAACGGTGATATGTCACTTGGCAATGAAAACAGTGATGGCATAGACATGACGAATGATGAAACTATAAAAGAGAATAACAGTGGTGAAAATGGCTCCGACACAAATGGTGAAAACGTTATAGAAGCTGAAGAAAAATagactttcttcctttttgtcttcttttcttttttcttttttgtaatagaTAGTCATGGTAATTAATGTTATACCCAAATTCTGTTGTATTTTTGTGCTTTagagtttgttttttataatacatTTGTGAACAAAAAGATGGAAACACAAGGAGAAGGAAATTTTTAATTAaaagtgttttcttttctttatatttttttctattatgcaGCACATCTTAACAATTGTGAGAGTTATTATATTGTTCACCATTATGGTATAAGGAAACACTTTTTATGGATATTTTGCAATAAAGTATTAATTATATATAGCACCGAgtatcaattttctctttttttttttcttcttctttttttcccccaacaAATTACATAAATTTGGTTATCTTTTGTAATGTGTGCTGAAGTTTCTTACTTTTTATAGTAATACAATGTCTTAATGAAGGCTAAAACACTTTCAGGCCACATCTAAACTTCTATGCACACTATGGGCAGGGAAGCTCCTGTTTTTTGCGTTCTTTTTTTATGCCACATGTGCATCAACAAAGTCCTAGGGTGTTTTTGACAAGAACACGTAGGACATAATTGGGCTTCTTAGTTATTTTTCAGCCTGGATTTGCAGAAAAGGATCCAGCTTTCAATGCCGATCCAGCTCATAGAAGGGCCAAAACCTGAGACTGGACTGAGATAATTATGGCATAACATCCATTTTCCTGGCAGGATGGCCATTCTTAGCACAGCATGGTATACATGCTGTTTGGAGGTAATAGGTTCATATCATAATTAATTCATTTGATGATGTAACAAAACTATATTTTATATCAAATTTAAATAAAACTAACTTTATTCAGTTAACCTAATGATGACATGGCctgaatttttaaaatattacacAATCTAGGCTTCATGGCTAGGCTTAAGCTGTGTACAGCCCGCCCAACTACTGGAAGTCGTGTTGCGTGTATAGGTCATAGGTCATTATGTTATGACAGCCACAGACCTTCCCATCTCATAGATTAAGGTCTTTTTTGTTTTAACAATTAAGAACAAAATATATCTCAACTTTCTAAGCTGTGTTATATAAGTCAGattttgaaatgaaaaataatatttctTGGCAATACAACAAATGTTTTCATTTTACATTACCAAGCCATAGCCATGTATTAACCCACTGACATAAGAAGGGTAAACATACATGCCTTGTTGTCCACCGTgattatacttatttattttttagttctaCCCAATCtcatctgtttacccttttccttgatttcagaaatatttatattttttatattttattgccattgttattgtctacaacattttaataataacaaatataatgataataataataataataactgtaataaaagtaaaagaaatactgGAAAAAATCCTGAAAGTTCAAGGAATGGGGTAATCAGGTACGATTAACAAGGCCAGTTAATTGAcgccttggtgactaagcacttagGGTGACATCTTTCTTTAAACAAAATCAACTAGTTACTGTGATTATGGTATTAATATTAGCACTCCCAGTTTCAACAGGTCAATTATTATTAATGAGAAGAGATTTGGGGGGGTGGAACATTAGGGCATTGATGAATTCAGTATGTGGTAATCTATAATTACAAGACTCGTGTAGGATTTGAACTGGATTACAACGCAGATGCAATTAGACCTTACCTATTTACATTAAGTATATTAAAAGGAATGAAGAATTCATATTGATTTCTCATAGTATTGTCAGTTCTAAGGTTCATGGTATCTTATAGGATTTTAAAGTTCCTGAAGGTGCTACCATATTTAGTTTATGTATCATTGCATTGATCATCAGACTGTGTTGTCAGTTGGAATACTTGGATATCATGTCAGGTAGAAGATGAAATAAGGTCACAGCAGTTTCCAATTTGGACATGTGCAACAAAGACGTGTACTGGTGTAGTCCTTGTATTGCGCGTGCTAATACCTTTAAAATTTGTAGTTATTTGTGAGAATCTGTTGTTTAACCCAATGACATCTATTCTTTTCTGTGTTTTACACAGGTATGGAGTTTCAAATTCTCAAGCAAAATATTTCCAACGGCAAGCTAAACCTGTTTTTCAATGCCTTTATTCATCACTTTGTCCAGAATGAAATACAGGTTGGGAAAACATGGTCCTTACAGTTTTATCCTGATATTTACTGCAGCCCAGCAGCAATTTTGATCAAGTCACTACTGGgttaacttttattttcattataaatatttcttcttttattctgggtgtttttttttggttttcttcttctttctttctttcattgcttAAAAGGATGGCCATTTCCTTTCTggcactttcctttttctttttttgtaattatacTTTGTGAAAGCTCCAATGGGAGGATATCAAAATGCAGAGTTATGGAAGTATGAAAGTACTTGCTTCTCCTTTACAAGTTTTGCCTGTtacttataaaagaaataaaaactgcacaaaagatgattatcataagaTATTTAATATGGTACTggtaaaataaagcaaaaactaACAAGTTTGTACTGGAGGACAAGAGAAAATTTGAGCAAAGTccctatttatttttaaaatgccGGGTTTTGGTTAGTATGGAAAAATTAAGTAAGTGATAACAAATATAGACAGAGAACTGAAACTGAAGTAAAGAAAatactcttgattttttttttacaatactttATCATATCTTATTTCATGTTCTTTTATAATCCATCCATTCTCACTGAAACTGGAAGGTGATCCATcaacaggaaaaagaaacaatttGTCATGACacatctttttaaaaattttaggATACATTTCACAGatctcaaaaaagagaaaaatgtggtCTATCATCTAAATTAATCTATGcagatttatataaacatatattaaaggAACTAAATGCTGTTTAAAATCATAGTTTTTACACATTCATTTTGTCTTGATTCATAAATAATCCTGTGCATACTTTGGAAATGATTTTATGGTCTTATTAATATTCAACAATGTATCATAAATAAAAAGTCTATCCTGTATATCATATCTGTTGAAATACAGTTACTCTACTTACAAGAACTGAAGCCTAGAGCACTGTACTGTGCCTACACCACCCATGGCACTTGCCTACGACAGACTGAAATGATAACTGGTAGAATCTTGGAACATGGAAATTGAATAAATATGAAAGTTGGTTAATTAGCTACTCTAAAAGTCAACCCATTTGTGCAGGCTGTTTTGTCTAACAAGGTGAAGCTCTAAAATACAAACAGCTAAAAAAGTTTTTTGATGCAGAAGAAAATTTAAGAGAAAATCCTGTGGGATACACATCCCATCTCAAAAGACATATTCAGATTCATCATGAACCTATATCTGGAGAGCTAAACCTAAATATATTCTACAATCTCAATTGTAACCATTCTTCAAAAAATAATTGTGCTATTACCTCCTAAAAGTGATTTAATCTATTGCAATAATGGCCTTTGAATAAATTATCACCCTCTTGTCCTTTGGACCCCACTCACTTAGGGACATCACTGTGTTTCTTCAAGTGTTGCTTTAATGAGCCATAATCTCGACTCCTGTAATCACACAGCTCACACTTATATGGCTTTTCTCCCGTGTGTATTCTCATGTGCCTCTTCAGAGCCTCACTGTAGCTTGTCTTATAGGTACAAAGTTCACAGTTGTAGGGCTTTTCACCTGTGTGAGTTCTCATGTGCTTGGTCAGGTTGCTCTTCCACTGGAAGACCTTCCCGCACTGCACACACGTGTGACCAGCTTCATTTTCATTGCTGACCAGATGTgggccctcttctcttcccctaccaACAGACATTCCAGCTTTGCTGCCATTTTCCTGTGGTGCTCCCTGCAAAAATGAATTATTAGTAACATGATCAGaatgtttgttggttggtttgtcccATTTAGCATTCAAATCTTActtcaaaaaatattttaaaaaataatctgTGAATAATACAGAATTGTTCGGGTGGTTAGTCTTAGTCACTACAAATATACTTACATGTGAATTGCCTTCAATCATGACATTCAACATTGCATTGACCTCTGCATTTGAACTTGTTGCTTGTGTGTTTTGATTGTCATTGTGTGCTGCCTGACCTGAATTTCCATAGTTCTCTCTCCCTGAAGTAGAAATGAGTGTCTGTAGAGACTTGAGATGGGGAGAATAACCTTCCTCCTGGCCATAGCCCATGTCTGAAACATCACCTTCTAAATTGTGATCCTCCACTTCAATCTTGACCTTtatctccccttcattctccaaGTTGAAGTTGTGTGAGGTTTTACTCTTCTTGCTCTGGTAGTCCTCTTCATAAGGTACATCTGCATCCCATTTTTGTTTCCTCTTGTGGGGTCTCTCACTGGATGCCCCCATGACCTCCATCTCCCTGCCACTGGAGTCCCTGTCCTTAGAATCACTCCCATCTCCACTGCTCTCGCACTCATCATCTTCGTAGGGCACAGCCAGGCCTCGCACCATCAGCACCTCAGCTGCACTCACCAACTTTGGAAGGTCCTCCTGATTGACCACAACCTCCCCCAAGTACATGAAGTCTAGGAGGGCTGCCAGTTCTTTGTGCTGCACATTGGACGACAAGGAAATAGAGCCTCTGTGTGGGACATCAATCAGTATGTCTTTGAAGTATTCACTGCATGCTGTCAGGACAAACTTATGCACCCAGTGGACATGGCCATCACATTCCAGCTGCACATCTGCATAAATTtcctaataaaaaaagagagtcaccattaatatgaaaatatatgcattttaAAATGCACATTGTATGAACATGGAAACTCGTGAatattttaatatcatttttacatacactttattaaaagaaaaatatttttccaAATCACAAAATTCAGAATTTTAGCTAAACTGAATAATCTGTTGTGTGCAGTA
Proteins encoded:
- the LOC113830207 gene encoding B-cell CLL/lymphoma 6 member B protein, with product MMAEAKETVSVKWWNHRSALCRGIKEIYSKEIYADVQLECDGHVHWVHKFVLTACSEYFKDILIDVPHRGSISLSSNVQHKELAALLDFMYLGEVVVNQEDLPKLVSAAEVLMVRGLAVPYEDDECESSGDGSDSKDRDSSGREMEVMGASSERPHKRKQKWDADVPYEEDYQSKKSKTSHNFNLENEGEIKVKIEVEDHNLEGDVSDMGYGQEEGYSPHLKSLQTLISTSGRENYGNSGQAAHNDNQNTQATSSNAEVNAMLNVMIEGNSHGAPQENGSKAGMSVGRGREEGPHLVSNENEAGHTCVQCGKVFQWKSNLTKHMRTHTGEKPYNCELCTYKTSYSEALKRHMRIHTGEKPYKCELCDYRSRDYGSLKQHLKKHSDVPK